Proteins from a single region of Strix aluco isolate bStrAlu1 chromosome 5, bStrAlu1.hap1, whole genome shotgun sequence:
- the LOC141923947 gene encoding uncharacterized protein LOC141923947 translates to MSENEGDLQPDGPEATEPRGAISDFFMREASPPGCDQGASRPRPDLLSPETGPEKTSRCGFRKRKETVVPQRAFMGEKPYICIECGQSFNRSSDLIRHQRIHTGEKPYGCADCGKSFSRRSHLIQHQRVHTGERPYQCKDCGKSFSQSTHLVQHQRNHTGERPYVCAKCGRNFYQNSGLLRHANFHTGEKPYKCPQCGKRFSDSSNLIAHQRLHTGEKPYKCADCNKCFSESSKLVIHRRVHTGEKPYLCPDCGKSFSQRSHLVQHRRTHTGEKPYKCAECGTCFSDNSTLIRHRRTHTGEKPFKCSHCGKSFSRNSYLVSHQRVHVW, encoded by the coding sequence ATGAGTGAAAATGAGGGGGATCTCCAGCCAGATGGGCCAGAGGCAACCGAACCCCGTGGGGCCATTTCAGACTTTTTCATGAGGGAAGCATCTCCTCCGGGCTGTGACCAGGGAGCGTCCCGTCCGAGGCCGGACCTTCTCTCTCCAGAGACGGGGCCGGAGAAGACCTCTCGCTGCGGCTTCCGCAAGCGTAAAGAGACGGTGGTTCCCCAGCGAGCCTTCATGGGAGAGAAGCCCTACATCTGCATCGAGTGCGGGCAGAGCTTCAACCGCAGCTCCGACCTGATCCGTCACCAGAGGATCCACACCGGGGAGAAGCCGTACGGGTGTGCAGACTGCGGCAAGAGCTTCAGCCGCCGCTCCCACCTCATCCAGCACCAGCGCGTCCACACGGGCGAGCGGCCGTACCAGTGCAAGGACTGCGGGAAGAGCTTCAGCCAGAGCACCCACCTGGTGCAGCACCAGCGCAACCACACCGGCGAGAGGCCTTATGTCTGTGCCAAGTGCGGGAGGAACTTCTACCAGAACTCGGGCCTGCTCCGCCACGCCAACTTTCACACGGGTGAGAAACCTTACAAGTGCCCCCAGTGCGGGAAGCGCTTCAGCGACAGCTCCAACCTCATTGCCCACCAGCGGCTCCACACGGgcgagaagccctacaagtgtgCTGACTGCAACAAGTGCTTCAGCGAGAGCTCGAAGCTCGTCATCCACCGGCGCGTCCACACAGGTGAGAAGCCATACTTGTGCCCTGACTGTGGGAAAAGCTTCAGCCAGCGCTCGCACCTTGTCCAGCACCGTCGCACCCACACTGgggagaagccctacaagtgtgCCGAGTGTGGGACCTGCTTCAGTGACAACTCTACCCTCATCCGTCATCGTCGGACCCACACTGGGGAGAAACCTTTCAAGTGTTCccactgtgggaagagcttcagtcGCAACTCCTACTTAGTCTCACACCAGCGGGTGCACGTGTGGTAG